DNA from Aphis gossypii isolate Hap1 chromosome 3, ASM2018417v2, whole genome shotgun sequence:
AAAAAGAAACAGACACCACCACAAACAGCTCCATCGCCACCTTCAGTCTCCGCTCAGAGTATGATGGAGACTGCTATACCTACCATACCAGTGCTGCAGATTCCACCTGTATCCGCCTCTCCAATTTTGCCCACAGACTCAAAAAaagatgtaaataataattattttaatagtagtaTTTGTAGATTTgtaatgtatgtttattattttttatttttaaagatggACAATGGTTTGGCATGCAGTTCTAATGACAGCAGTCTTATGGACGATGGTAAAAAAGATGACGATGATGATAAAGACAAgtctaaaaagaaaaaccgATGTGCCATGTGCCGCAAAAAAGTCGGTCTTACAGGTAGAGATATAGCTTAAgttcaatttattacattCTGATCATTCTGATATAcgaagcataatataatatataatatataaatatatattatataagtattggattttttgtttcagtgaatatattataattggtcTGAAAACTATGAGTTAAAAAAAGTGGGGGTTGGTGAACAAAGAAAGCAGGGGGCAAAGccccttaaaataatatatagtatgcatcatgtcataaaattaaatcttcgGTGTGGCGGCAGATAAGTAGATTATTAGGTGCAACAGGTTTaaagtttgaataaaaatatattatattttatccaatGAAAACTTGCCGATACCTGATAAAAAATCTGATCTTTTGCCCATTCTTATATGACTTCCTGC
Protein-coding regions in this window:
- the LOC114122429 gene encoding AN1-type zinc finger protein 6 — its product is MERESNSMQALCRGGCGFYGNPSTDGLCSLCYKEALKKKQTPPQTAPSPPSVSAQSMMETAIPTIPVLQIPPVSASPILPTDSKKDMDNGLACSSNDSSLMDDGKKDDDDDKDKSKKKNRCAMCRKKVGLTGFECRCGGLFCGIHRYSDKHNCSFDYRELGAQEIRRNNPVVVGEKIQKI